Proteins from one Cyanobacteria bacterium FACHB-DQ100 genomic window:
- a CDS encoding Rieske 2Fe-2S domain-containing protein, translating into MLIDRPPATQATEIPAGGTDPTRFDWKEAWYPVHYVRDLSKTEPTKFTLLGQDLVIWWDVQSETWRAFEDQCPHRLAPLSEGRIAEDGLLECPYHGWAFKGDGSCDRIPQQSDNVSADESKRACVASYATAERQGLLFIYPGKNNPEQVNIPIIEAMEESPDEWVCLNTFRDLPYDALTLLENVLDVSHISFTHHKSVGNRSNASTVELEVLESGKQGFVGFWQEGPRKGTLGSQHTKFIAPALMYHDLTSKQFGRTLTVVYATPMRKGECRVFARFPFKFASKLPEFFIKLTPRWYSHLGNNTVLEDDQIFLHYQERYLVEKGGSENYAKACYLPTRADAFVSSLRNWVNQFEADPFPHQSLPPLQPIEQLLDRYHSHTVHCSSCRTALARIQQLKFAIAVLGGLCWAVLPLVSILFQPSSLLIAGLAAIVPLIAGSTWLVLHNLERKFYRGDRIPARNRPEKPRK; encoded by the coding sequence ATGCTGATCGACCGACCCCCCGCAACCCAAGCGACTGAGATTCCCGCAGGCGGAACCGATCCGACTCGGTTTGATTGGAAGGAAGCTTGGTATCCGGTTCATTATGTTCGAGATTTAAGCAAAACAGAGCCAACTAAATTTACCCTGTTGGGACAGGATTTAGTCATTTGGTGGGATGTTCAGTCTGAGACTTGGAGAGCATTCGAGGATCAATGTCCGCATCGATTAGCTCCCCTTTCAGAAGGCAGAATTGCAGAAGATGGACTGCTTGAATGTCCCTATCATGGGTGGGCATTTAAAGGAGATGGAAGCTGCGATCGTATTCCCCAACAGTCTGACAATGTTTCTGCAGATGAATCTAAGCGGGCGTGTGTTGCTTCCTATGCCACCGCAGAACGGCAAGGACTATTGTTCATCTATCCCGGCAAAAACAATCCAGAGCAAGTCAACATTCCGATCATAGAAGCAATGGAAGAATCGCCCGATGAATGGGTGTGTTTGAACACGTTTCGCGATTTACCTTACGATGCCTTAACGCTGCTGGAAAATGTTCTTGATGTTAGCCACATTTCGTTTACGCATCATAAATCCGTGGGGAATCGATCGAATGCTTCCACCGTTGAGCTAGAAGTTTTAGAATCTGGTAAACAAGGTTTTGTAGGCTTTTGGCAAGAAGGCCCACGCAAAGGAACACTGGGATCGCAGCATACAAAGTTCATTGCTCCGGCATTGATGTATCACGATCTAACCTCGAAACAATTCGGGCGGACGCTTACAGTTGTTTATGCAACACCGATGCGAAAAGGGGAATGCCGCGTCTTTGCTCGATTCCCGTTTAAGTTTGCCTCTAAGCTTCCTGAATTTTTTATCAAGCTCACACCGCGCTGGTATTCGCATTTAGGCAACAACACGGTGTTAGAAGATGATCAAATCTTTTTGCACTATCAAGAGCGCTATTTAGTCGAAAAAGGTGGCAGTGAGAACTATGCAAAAGCTTGTTACTTACCGACTCGTGCCGATGCATTTGTGTCAAGCTTACGAAATTGGGTGAATCAGTTTGAAGCTGATCCCTTTCCGCATCAATCGTTACCTCCTTTGCAGCCGATCGAACAATTACTCGATCGCTATCACTCTCACACCGTTCATTGTTCAAGCTGCCGTACTGCATTGGCGCGAATTCAGCAGTTGAAGTTCGCGATCGCTGTTCTAGGGGGCTTATGTTGGGCAGTGTTGCCTTTAGTGTCCATTCTCTTTCAGCCGTCATCGCTGCTAATTGCGGGATTGGCTGCGATCGTGCCCCTGATTGCAGGTTCAACTTGGCTTGTGTTACACAATTTAGAGCGCAAGTTTTATCGAGGGGATCGCATTCCAGCGAGAAACCGACCCGAGAAGCCGCGCAAGTAG
- a CDS encoding single-stranded DNA-binding protein, producing the protein MNSIILLADIIQEPQLRFTSDNQTPIAELRVEFAGLRPEDPATQLKAVGWGNLAQEIQANYHQGDRVILEGRLTMNTVDRPEGFKEKQAELTIQRIHALNGASISSSVTTEAPTRAPSTPSPAATTPKRTLKAPTAPALESQPELDDIPF; encoded by the coding sequence ATGAACAGCATCATTTTGTTAGCGGACATCATTCAGGAACCGCAGCTTCGATTCACCTCCGACAACCAAACCCCGATCGCGGAGTTACGAGTGGAGTTTGCTGGACTCCGCCCCGAAGATCCGGCAACTCAGCTTAAAGCAGTGGGCTGGGGCAACCTCGCGCAAGAAATTCAAGCAAACTATCACCAAGGCGATCGCGTGATTCTAGAAGGGCGCTTGACGATGAATACCGTCGATCGCCCTGAAGGCTTCAAAGAGAAGCAAGCAGAATTAACCATTCAAAGAATTCACGCTCTAAACGGCGCATCGATCTCTAGTAGCGTCACGACTGAAGCCCCGACTCGCGCTCCCAGCACTCCGTCACCTGCCGCCACGACCCCGAAACGCACCCTCAAAGCACCTACCGCTCCAGCGCTTGAATCTCAACCTGAGTTAGACGACATCCCGTTCTAA
- the mrdA gene encoding penicillin-binding protein 2: protein MANTFYSSTNSWVSKARSQRSFRAVILFLLASGVMSVCGFRLAYLQLVEGKNNRQLAEQNRVRSLSIVADRGNLVDRKGKPIVVNRLSRAVYLYPREQTKEQWQVSAQRISELLEIPKEDIIKKLEEVKYRSVSPVRILRGLDEKKFIALHEVGQIRGLEVQAESTRQYPYGSLGAHVLGYIGEATQEDLKANPQFPNGMLVGQMGIERIQDATLRGIWGRRLIEVDAAGKELKMLGVQPPVAGAPLQLTLDVKLQQAAEKALAGRRGAVVALDVKTGAVLVMASGPTFDPNIFTRKISQKTWDALQSQDHPFLNRALQGYPPGSTFKIVTAMAAMKSGQFSATSMLPTYSAINIGGTLFHEHGDASYGTIGFRDALAVSSNTFFYQLGMAIGPEAISEWGQKFGVGTTSTMGLDGGSHGIIPTPKQKEKLFKEPWYVGDTVSTSIGQGMVQMTPLEMSVMVSTVANGGKRVKPHLLASQTYQPNMQPESLGFEPSALKVLQEGLTAVVQEGTARSLGDGSIPLTAGKTGTAEVQGQEDNSLYVGYGPVSNPQIAIAVVVENGGYGATAAVPIAHEVYKAFFGAAKPAPKAE, encoded by the coding sequence ATGGCGAACACCTTCTATTCATCGACGAATTCCTGGGTCAGCAAAGCACGATCGCAGCGCTCCTTCCGGGCGGTGATTCTATTCCTACTTGCCAGTGGCGTGATGAGCGTTTGTGGATTTCGCCTCGCCTATCTGCAACTGGTTGAAGGAAAAAACAACCGCCAGCTTGCTGAACAAAACCGCGTCCGATCGCTTTCCATCGTGGCAGATCGCGGTAATTTGGTCGATCGCAAAGGCAAACCGATCGTCGTGAATCGCTTGTCGCGAGCCGTGTATCTCTATCCGCGTGAGCAAACCAAAGAACAATGGCAGGTATCGGCTCAGCGCATTAGCGAGTTATTAGAAATCCCGAAAGAAGACATTATCAAAAAGCTCGAAGAAGTGAAGTATCGATCGGTGTCCCCGGTGCGAATTCTGCGGGGACTTGATGAGAAGAAATTTATCGCGCTGCACGAAGTCGGGCAAATTCGCGGCTTAGAAGTTCAAGCAGAATCAACCCGCCAATATCCTTATGGAAGCCTTGGCGCTCACGTTTTAGGCTACATCGGCGAAGCCACGCAAGAAGATCTCAAAGCAAATCCCCAATTTCCCAACGGAATGCTGGTGGGACAGATGGGCATTGAGCGGATTCAAGATGCGACATTGCGCGGCATCTGGGGCAGACGGCTGATTGAGGTGGATGCGGCAGGCAAAGAGTTAAAGATGCTCGGTGTGCAGCCGCCCGTTGCAGGAGCGCCGCTACAGTTAACGCTCGATGTCAAACTGCAACAAGCGGCTGAGAAAGCATTAGCCGGACGACGCGGCGCAGTTGTAGCGCTCGATGTGAAAACGGGTGCGGTTCTCGTCATGGCAAGCGGGCCGACCTTTGATCCGAATATTTTTACTCGCAAAATCAGCCAGAAGACCTGGGATGCACTGCAAAGCCAAGACCATCCTTTTCTCAACCGCGCTTTGCAAGGCTATCCACCAGGTAGCACCTTCAAAATTGTGACTGCAATGGCAGCGATGAAGTCCGGTCAATTTTCTGCAACCTCAATGTTGCCGACTTACAGCGCCATAAACATTGGCGGAACTCTCTTTCACGAACATGGCGATGCTAGCTACGGAACGATCGGGTTTCGGGATGCGTTAGCAGTCAGTAGTAATACGTTTTTCTATCAGCTTGGCATGGCGATCGGCCCTGAAGCGATTTCTGAGTGGGGTCAAAAATTCGGCGTTGGCACGACTTCTACCATGGGCTTAGATGGTGGCAGTCATGGCATCATTCCCACACCCAAACAGAAGGAGAAATTATTCAAAGAGCCGTGGTATGTCGGAGATACAGTCAGTACCTCGATCGGGCAAGGAATGGTACAGATGACTCCGCTAGAAATGTCAGTCATGGTTTCAACCGTGGCGAACGGAGGGAAGCGCGTCAAGCCTCATTTACTCGCAAGTCAAACTTACCAGCCGAATATGCAGCCGGAATCGCTGGGGTTTGAGCCATCTGCTCTAAAAGTTCTGCAAGAAGGACTCACAGCCGTTGTGCAAGAAGGAACGGCACGCAGTCTTGGCGACGGCTCGATCCCGCTCACCGCCGGTAAAACGGGAACGGCGGAGGTTCAAGGACAAGAGGACAATTCGCTCTACGTGGGATATGGGCCAGTCAGCAATCCTCAGATTGCGATCGCGGTTGTGGTTGAAAACGGCGGTTATGGAGCGACAGCCGCAGTACCGATCGCGCATGAAGTGTACAAAGCCTTTTTCGGAGCGGCGAAACCTGCTCCGAAAGCAGAATAA
- a CDS encoding NTP transferase domain-containing protein, whose translation MRAVLMAGGSGTRLRPLTCDLPKPMVPILNRPIAQHIINLLQRHHIREVIATLHYLPDVMRDYFQDGSEFGVQMTYAVEEDQPLGTAGCVKNIAELLEDTFLVISGDSVTDFDLSAAIEFHYRKGSKATLVLTRVQNPIEFGVVITDEDYRIRRFLEKPSSSEIFSDTVNTGIYILEPDVLKYLPDNEEADFSKDLFPLLLDKGEPMYGYIAEGYWCDVGHLDAYREAQYAGLSRKVKLEFDYVERSPGLWVGDNTYIDPSARIETPAIIGNNCRIGARVTIEAGTAIGDNVTIGAEADLKRPIIWNGALIGDEVHLRACVIARGARIDRRSHVLEGAVVGPLSSVGEEALIGPSVRVWPSKNVEAGATLNTNLIWGYTAHRNLFGQRGVSGLANVDIIPEFAVKLGAAYGSTLKPGSQVTVSRDQRTISRMVSRSMIAGLMSVGINVQNLEATAIPVSRSVVPTLGVAGGLHIRIHPEKSDHILIEFFDRIGINVSKAIEKKIEGAFFKEDFRRAPIQEIGGVVSVNQATEIYSRGFERHLNIQAVQHSSSKVVIDYAYAVSGAVLPQLLAKFGCDAVVLNASLTQTAPSVNDRESLLNQLGHVVEALKATFGVQVSANGEQLILVDETGSPIRGETLTALMVDMMLTSNPRGTIVVPVHASSAIEQIARRHDGKVVRTKASPTSLMEACHAHGNTVLGGSGEMGFIFPQLHPGFDAMFCIAKLIEMLTLQDRTLAQIRAECPRVSHKTYSVRCPWTIKGALMRHLVESHPAEMLETFDGVKIFNPDRSDSWVLILPDATEPLIHVYANSPNRGWVDEILREYRLKVQEFVYQEQGIEEARIEHVY comes from the coding sequence ATGAGAGCAGTGTTAATGGCAGGTGGATCGGGAACTCGACTGAGACCGCTCACCTGTGACCTGCCAAAACCGATGGTTCCGATTCTCAACCGTCCGATCGCGCAACATATTATCAACCTGCTGCAACGCCACCACATTCGGGAAGTGATCGCAACGCTGCACTATCTCCCGGATGTGATGCGTGATTACTTTCAGGATGGCAGTGAGTTCGGGGTGCAAATGACTTATGCGGTTGAGGAAGATCAGCCTTTAGGAACCGCTGGTTGCGTTAAAAATATTGCGGAATTGCTCGAGGATACGTTTTTGGTGATCAGCGGCGATAGTGTTACCGATTTTGACCTGAGTGCTGCGATCGAGTTCCACTACCGCAAGGGATCGAAAGCAACCTTAGTGTTGACGCGAGTACAGAATCCGATCGAGTTCGGTGTGGTAATCACAGATGAAGATTACCGCATTCGTCGCTTCTTAGAAAAACCTTCGAGCAGTGAGATTTTCTCGGATACGGTGAATACCGGAATTTATATTCTTGAGCCGGATGTGCTGAAGTATTTGCCGGACAACGAAGAGGCAGACTTTTCAAAAGATCTGTTCCCGCTTCTGCTGGATAAAGGTGAGCCGATGTATGGCTACATTGCAGAAGGCTATTGGTGCGATGTCGGGCATTTAGATGCGTATCGGGAAGCGCAGTATGCAGGACTATCGCGCAAGGTGAAATTAGAGTTCGATTACGTCGAGCGATCGCCCGGATTATGGGTGGGAGACAACACCTATATCGATCCTTCAGCGCGAATTGAAACACCGGCAATTATTGGCAATAACTGCCGGATTGGAGCGCGGGTGACGATCGAAGCCGGAACCGCAATTGGAGATAACGTGACGATCGGGGCAGAAGCAGATTTGAAGCGCCCGATCATCTGGAACGGTGCCTTGATCGGGGATGAAGTGCATTTACGCGCCTGTGTGATTGCGCGAGGAGCGAGAATCGATCGTCGATCGCACGTTCTAGAAGGCGCAGTGGTAGGGCCACTTTCATCTGTCGGAGAAGAAGCGCTGATTGGCCCCAGTGTGCGCGTTTGGCCCAGTAAAAATGTAGAAGCAGGCGCAACGCTCAACACCAATTTAATTTGGGGCTACACAGCACACCGGAATTTATTTGGTCAGCGCGGTGTTTCTGGACTCGCCAACGTCGATATCATTCCAGAATTTGCCGTGAAGCTGGGAGCAGCCTATGGCTCAACGCTCAAACCGGGATCACAGGTGACGGTTTCACGAGATCAAAGAACGATTTCTCGCATGGTGTCACGATCGATGATTGCAGGCTTGATGTCGGTTGGAATTAATGTGCAAAACCTCGAAGCGACAGCAATTCCCGTGTCGCGATCGGTCGTTCCCACGCTCGGTGTCGCAGGCGGTTTACACATTCGGATTCATCCAGAAAAATCCGATCACATTTTGATTGAGTTTTTCGATCGCATTGGAATTAACGTCTCGAAAGCGATCGAGAAAAAGATCGAAGGCGCATTTTTCAAGGAAGATTTTCGCCGCGCTCCGATTCAAGAAATTGGCGGCGTGGTGAGCGTCAATCAAGCAACTGAAATCTACAGCCGTGGATTTGAGCGGCATTTGAACATTCAAGCGGTGCAGCACAGTAGCTCGAAAGTTGTGATTGATTACGCTTATGCGGTTTCTGGTGCAGTCTTGCCACAGCTATTGGCAAAATTTGGCTGTGATGCAGTCGTATTGAATGCCAGTCTGACGCAAACGGCTCCCTCGGTCAACGATCGTGAATCTCTGCTCAATCAGCTCGGTCACGTCGTCGAAGCGCTAAAAGCAACCTTTGGGGTGCAAGTTTCGGCTAACGGGGAACAGTTGATTCTTGTGGATGAAACAGGCAGCCCAATTCGGGGTGAAACGCTGACGGCGCTGATGGTCGATATGATGTTGACATCAAATCCGCGGGGGACGATCGTGGTTCCGGTTCATGCGTCGAGCGCGATCGAGCAAATTGCTCGTCGTCACGATGGCAAAGTGGTACGCACCAAAGCGAGTCCAACGTCGCTAATGGAAGCCTGTCATGCTCACGGCAACACGGTTTTAGGGGGTAGCGGCGAAATGGGCTTTATCTTTCCGCAACTGCATCCTGGCTTCGATGCGATGTTCTGCATTGCGAAACTGATCGAGATGCTGACGCTGCAAGACCGCACTCTGGCACAAATTCGGGCAGAGTGTCCGCGTGTGTCGCACAAAACCTATTCGGTGCGCTGTCCCTGGACAATTAAGGGAGCGCTGATGCGGCATTTAGTCGAAAGTCATCCCGCCGAAATGTTAGAGACGTTTGACGGCGTGAAGATTTTTAATCCCGATCGCAGCGATAGCTGGGTGCTGATTTTACCGGATGCCACGGAACCCTTAATTCACGTTTACGCCAATAGCCCAAATCGCGGCTGGGTCGATGAAATTTTGCGCGAATATCGGCTGAAAGTGCAAGAGTTTGTTTACCAAGAACAAGGCATCGAAGAAGCTAGAATAGAGCATGTGTACTAA
- a CDS encoding LL-diaminopimelate aminotransferase, with translation MATVNDNYLKLKAGYLFPEIARRVNAFAQANPDAPIIRLGIGDVTEPLPEACRQAMIKAVEDMGDRSLFKGYGPEQGYEWLREKIAKHDFHARGCEIDASEIFVSDGSKCDTGNILEIFGRDNTIAVTDPVYPVYVDTNVMAGNTGEANDRGEYAGLVYLPISAENNFTAEIPSQKVDLVYLCFPNNPTGAVATKEYLKAWVDYAKANGTIIFFDAAYEAYVTDESLPRSIYEIEGARDCAIEFRSFSKNAGFTGTRCALTVVPKTLTAKASDGSDVELWKLWNRRQSTKFNGVSYIVQRGAEAVYSEEGQAQIKTLVNFYLENAKIIREELTKAGLSVYGGVNAPYVWVKTPNGLSSWDFFDKLLNVCNVVGTPGSGFGAAGEGYFRISAFNSRENVVEAMKRITAKF, from the coding sequence ATGGCAACCGTTAACGACAATTATTTGAAGCTGAAAGCAGGTTACTTATTCCCCGAAATTGCTCGGCGGGTGAATGCTTTCGCGCAGGCAAATCCTGATGCTCCGATTATTCGTTTGGGAATTGGGGATGTGACCGAACCGCTACCGGAAGCGTGTCGCCAGGCGATGATCAAAGCGGTTGAGGACATGGGCGATCGTAGTCTCTTTAAGGGTTATGGGCCTGAACAGGGTTACGAATGGCTCAGGGAAAAGATTGCGAAACATGATTTCCATGCGCGAGGCTGTGAGATTGATGCTTCTGAGATTTTTGTGTCGGATGGCTCGAAATGTGACACAGGCAATATTTTGGAAATCTTCGGGCGCGACAATACGATCGCGGTGACTGATCCGGTGTATCCAGTGTATGTCGATACGAATGTGATGGCAGGCAATACCGGAGAAGCCAACGATCGGGGAGAATACGCGGGATTAGTTTATCTACCGATTTCTGCGGAAAACAACTTCACGGCTGAGATTCCCTCGCAGAAAGTTGATTTGGTTTATCTCTGTTTCCCGAACAATCCCACAGGTGCAGTCGCAACTAAAGAGTATTTGAAAGCCTGGGTAGATTACGCGAAGGCAAACGGTACGATCATTTTCTTCGATGCAGCGTATGAAGCGTATGTGACCGATGAAAGTTTGCCGCGATCGATCTATGAGATTGAAGGGGCGCGGGATTGTGCGATCGAGTTTCGATCGTTCTCTAAAAATGCAGGCTTTACCGGAACGCGCTGTGCGCTAACCGTTGTGCCGAAGACGCTAACAGCAAAAGCTTCCGATGGTTCGGATGTGGAATTGTGGAAGCTGTGGAATCGTCGCCAATCGACTAAATTTAACGGCGTGTCTTACATTGTTCAGCGAGGAGCGGAAGCGGTTTATTCCGAGGAAGGACAAGCACAGATCAAGACATTGGTGAATTTCTATTTGGAAAATGCCAAGATTATTCGCGAAGAATTGACCAAAGCGGGTCTTTCTGTCTATGGCGGTGTGAACGCACCTTATGTCTGGGTGAAAACGCCGAATGGATTATCGAGTTGGGATTTCTTCGATAAGCTGCTGAATGTCTGCAATGTGGTGGGTACGCCTGGATCGGGATTTGGTGCAGCAGGGGAAGGATATTTCCGCATTTCTGCGTTTAATAGCCGGGAGAATGTCGTTGAAGCGATGAAGCGGATTACGGCAAAGTTCTAA
- a CDS encoding AGE family epimerase/isomerase gives MERDFQQLADLYKTALLNDVLPFWQKHSIDPQGGYFTCLDRTGSVYDTDKFIWLQNRQIWMFSMLCNRLEPRSEWLDIAEHGAKFLAKHGRDAEGNWYFSLDRSGQPLIQPYNIFSDCFAAMAFSQFALASGQDWAREVALQAYQNVLRRQNNPKGVYNKAYPGTRSMKGLSVPMILANLTLEMEWLLPQETLEQVLKATVQEVMTDFLDQNLLYENVAPDGSHIDSFEGRLINPGHGIEAMWFMMDIAERSNNLDLINQCVDVVINTLEFAWDQTYGGIYYFLDIKGYPTQQLEWDQKLWWVHVETLVALVMGYRLTGRAECWNWYEKVHDYSWNHFADREYGEWFGYLNRRGEVLLNLKGGKWKGCFHVPRSLYLCWQEFEKLDRSDSSQNKSL, from the coding sequence ATGGAGCGCGATTTTCAGCAGTTAGCAGACCTGTACAAAACTGCGCTCCTCAATGATGTACTTCCATTTTGGCAGAAGCATTCGATCGATCCGCAAGGCGGCTATTTTACCTGCCTCGATCGCACCGGGAGTGTCTACGATACGGATAAATTTATCTGGTTGCAAAACCGCCAGATTTGGATGTTTTCGATGTTGTGCAACCGATTGGAGCCGCGATCCGAGTGGTTAGACATCGCAGAACATGGCGCGAAATTTTTAGCAAAACATGGGCGCGACGCTGAGGGCAACTGGTATTTTTCGCTCGATCGTTCGGGTCAACCCTTGATTCAGCCGTACAATATCTTCTCTGACTGTTTTGCAGCGATGGCGTTTAGTCAATTTGCGTTAGCATCCGGTCAGGACTGGGCGCGAGAGGTTGCACTGCAGGCATATCAGAACGTCTTGCGTCGGCAGAACAACCCAAAAGGAGTTTATAACAAAGCGTATCCGGGAACGCGATCGATGAAAGGGTTATCCGTCCCGATGATCCTTGCAAATTTAACGCTAGAGATGGAATGGTTACTACCCCAGGAAACGCTAGAACAAGTGCTTAAAGCAACGGTTCAAGAAGTGATGACTGATTTTTTGGATCAGAACTTACTTTACGAAAATGTTGCTCCAGATGGCTCCCACATCGATTCTTTTGAAGGTCGCTTGATTAATCCGGGTCATGGTATTGAGGCGATGTGGTTCATGATGGATATCGCCGAACGCAGCAATAATCTGGACTTGATTAACCAATGTGTTGACGTTGTAATCAATACACTAGAGTTTGCTTGGGATCAAACCTATGGCGGAATCTATTACTTCCTTGATATCAAAGGCTATCCTACTCAACAGCTAGAGTGGGATCAAAAGCTCTGGTGGGTTCATGTTGAAACATTAGTCGCACTGGTCATGGGGTATCGTCTGACCGGACGTGCAGAATGCTGGAACTGGTACGAAAAAGTCCACGATTACAGTTGGAACCACTTTGCCGATCGAGAGTATGGTGAATGGTTTGGCTATCTCAATCGACGCGGCGAAGTGCTACTCAATCTGAAGGGCGGCAAGTGGAAAGGCTGCTTTCATGTGCCACGATCGCTGTACCTCTGCTGGCAGGAGTTCGAGAAGCTCGATCGTTCAGATTCTTCGCAAAACAAAAGCCTTTGA
- a CDS encoding class I SAM-dependent methyltransferase, with translation MAVQDWDSHIAAIADRFNREYRGEAIALPEEVEAMPIFRERVSGQLQAKITSPFWQLAQPQKNQRCLDIGCGVGFLIYGWRDWNAYYSGQDVSKVACDAINARAPQLNSKLFRGVKLEAAHQLQYEANQFDYVVSTGVSCYSSIDYWSLVMSEVKRVLKPGGVFVFDVLDPNAPLAESWAILETYLGTEVFLESLEDWKKLIQSEGGKIVKTLPGELFQLYKVTF, from the coding sequence TTGGCTGTACAAGACTGGGATTCACATATTGCTGCGATCGCCGATCGCTTTAACCGAGAATATCGCGGTGAGGCGATCGCGCTGCCTGAAGAAGTTGAGGCAATGCCGATTTTTCGGGAGCGCGTATCAGGACAGCTTCAAGCAAAGATTACCTCTCCGTTTTGGCAATTGGCGCAACCGCAGAAGAATCAACGCTGCTTGGATATTGGCTGCGGCGTTGGTTTTTTGATTTATGGCTGGCGGGATTGGAATGCTTACTATTCTGGTCAAGATGTCAGTAAGGTGGCGTGTGATGCGATCAATGCTCGCGCTCCGCAACTCAATTCTAAGCTGTTTCGCGGGGTTAAGCTCGAAGCGGCGCATCAGTTGCAGTATGAGGCGAACCAGTTTGATTATGTGGTTTCGACGGGCGTGAGTTGTTATTCGTCGATCGATTACTGGTCGCTAGTTATGTCCGAAGTGAAGCGGGTGCTTAAACCCGGTGGAGTGTTTGTGTTTGATGTGCTTGATCCGAATGCACCACTGGCGGAGAGTTGGGCAATTTTGGAAACGTATTTAGGCACAGAAGTCTTTCTTGAGTCGTTAGAAGATTGGAAGAAATTGATTCAGTCTGAGGGCGGTAAAATTGTGAAAACGCTGCCTGGAGAGTTATTTCAGTTGTACAAGGTAACGTTTTAG